One genomic region from Devosia neptuniae encodes:
- a CDS encoding ABC transporter substrate-binding protein produces the protein MIRKLLVATSLASLCLVSNAMAQETINMWVRTGIGTAFTSLADAYNASHKNQIALTEVPFAELVQKYATAIAGGQAPDALSLDLIYTPSFAAAGQLQDLTEWAKGLDYFESLSPSHVTLGTYEDKIYGLPLLVETSVLAWNKGLYEQAGLDPEKAPANWDEIEANAEAIRALGGDNYGFYFSGGSCGGCMIFTFTPLVWASGADILSPDGQTATLDTPQMRAAIDKYRSMVEKDLVPEGSATDNGVNFLSFTNGKIGHQSLGAFAIGTLVNDYPDIDFGVTMIPGIEGGTSSFAGGDNIVVTKDTPRLAAVQEFIEFAYSPEGQKILAQNGSLPTRSDIAAETLAGLDPRLQVAVDAIAVAKTPYTLLFNDLINSANGPWATFTNAAIYGDDVDGAFANAQSEMQSIIDNAP, from the coding sequence ATGATCCGCAAACTACTGGTCGCAACCAGTCTTGCCTCACTGTGCCTAGTGTCGAACGCAATGGCACAGGAAACCATTAATATGTGGGTGCGCACCGGCATCGGCACCGCATTCACCTCGCTGGCCGACGCCTATAATGCCAGCCACAAAAACCAGATCGCGCTGACGGAAGTGCCGTTTGCCGAACTGGTGCAGAAATATGCCACCGCCATTGCCGGCGGCCAGGCACCGGACGCGCTCTCGCTGGACCTGATCTACACGCCGTCCTTCGCCGCGGCCGGACAGTTGCAGGACCTGACCGAGTGGGCCAAGGGCCTCGACTATTTCGAGAGCCTCTCGCCCTCGCATGTGACGTTAGGGACTTATGAGGACAAGATTTATGGCCTGCCCCTGCTGGTTGAAACCTCGGTACTCGCCTGGAACAAGGGCCTCTACGAGCAGGCTGGCCTAGATCCAGAAAAGGCGCCCGCTAATTGGGATGAGATCGAGGCCAATGCCGAAGCCATTCGTGCGCTCGGCGGTGACAATTACGGCTTCTATTTTTCTGGCGGCTCTTGCGGCGGCTGCATGATCTTCACCTTTACACCGCTGGTCTGGGCTTCCGGCGCAGATATTCTCTCCCCAGACGGCCAAACGGCGACGCTCGATACGCCACAGATGCGCGCTGCGATCGATAAGTACCGGTCCATGGTGGAGAAGGACTTGGTTCCGGAAGGTTCGGCGACCGACAATGGCGTCAACTTCCTCAGCTTCACCAATGGCAAGATTGGCCACCAGAGCTTGGGCGCCTTTGCCATCGGGACGCTGGTCAATGACTATCCCGATATCGACTTCGGGGTGACCATGATCCCGGGCATCGAAGGCGGCACCTCGTCCTTTGCCGGTGGCGATAATATCGTTGTCACCAAGGACACACCGCGCCTTGCTGCCGTGCAGGAGTTCATCGAGTTCGCCTATTCGCCCGAGGGCCAGAAGATCCTGGCACAGAACGGTTCGCTGCCGACCCGGTCCGATATCGCTGCGGAAACCCTCGCCGGCCTCGATCCGCGCCTGCAGGTTGCCGTCGACGCCATCGCCGTGGCGAAGACACCCTACACGCTCTTGTTCAACGACTTGATCAACAGCGCCAACGGCCCGTGGGCAACCTTCACCAATGCCGCCATCTATGGCGACGATGTGGATGGCGCCTTCGCCAATGCCCAGTCCGAAATGCAGTCGATCATCGACAACGCGCCCTGA
- a CDS encoding LacI family DNA-binding transcriptional regulator — protein MVFSRETQLSGPTTKRVRIYDVAQAAGVSVATASKALNDTGRMTEETRSRVKEAASNLGFRPNAMARGLIQRRSFTVGLLTNDTYGRFTLPLMAGVSEELVDQGVSVFLCTIEDDPALAKIHVDAMLDKQVDGIIASGKRIDRQLPVDLTNLNVPVVYAFTQAPAEAVSLVSDDAGGSREAVEWLKTLGRRRIVHVTGPKSFASVEERAGAYRTSVGGSGSVLFGTWSEQWGHEAVSQLWSVGGDKPDAIFCGNDQIARGVVDALRERDVSVPDEVSVIGFDNWEIVAAATRPPLTTIDMNLKALGREAGRLVLALAAGETVEPGIRKLPCQLVIRQSCGGVLRN, from the coding sequence ATGGTTTTCTCACGGGAAACGCAGTTGTCAGGGCCAACCACAAAGCGCGTTAGGATCTACGATGTTGCGCAAGCGGCGGGTGTCAGTGTTGCCACCGCATCGAAAGCTCTGAACGATACCGGTCGCATGACAGAGGAAACCCGTTCGCGCGTAAAGGAAGCGGCGAGCAATCTGGGGTTCCGGCCGAATGCAATGGCCCGCGGCCTCATTCAACGCCGCAGCTTCACCGTGGGACTGCTGACTAACGATACCTATGGTCGTTTCACCCTGCCCCTGATGGCAGGCGTCTCTGAAGAGCTTGTTGATCAGGGCGTATCGGTTTTCCTTTGCACTATAGAAGACGATCCGGCACTCGCAAAAATCCACGTCGATGCCATGCTCGACAAACAAGTCGATGGCATCATCGCCTCTGGCAAGCGCATCGATCGCCAACTACCGGTCGATCTCACCAACCTCAACGTGCCAGTCGTTTACGCCTTCACTCAGGCTCCGGCCGAGGCGGTAAGCCTGGTTTCGGACGATGCGGGCGGGTCTCGCGAGGCCGTCGAGTGGCTAAAAACCCTTGGCCGGCGGCGGATCGTCCACGTTACGGGTCCCAAAAGTTTCGCGTCAGTGGAAGAGCGTGCCGGAGCATATCGTACTTCGGTCGGCGGAAGCGGGTCGGTCCTCTTCGGCACCTGGTCCGAGCAATGGGGCCACGAAGCCGTTTCCCAACTCTGGAGCGTCGGGGGCGACAAGCCCGACGCCATATTCTGCGGCAACGATCAGATTGCCCGCGGTGTTGTCGACGCCCTGCGCGAGCGTGACGTGTCGGTTCCGGACGAGGTCTCGGTCATCGGCTTCGACAATTGGGAAATTGTGGCTGCGGCGACGCGCCCACCGTTGACCACTATCGATATGAATTTGAAGGCACTCGGCCGGGAAGCGGGCCGCCTGGTTCTGGCTTTGGCAGCGGGAGAGACTGTCGAGCCCGGGATACGCAAGCTGCCGTGCCAACTTGTCATCAGACAATCCTGCGGGGGTGTTCTCCGCAATTGA